A genomic stretch from Thermostichus vulcanus str. 'Rupite' includes:
- a CDS encoding DUF3038 domain-containing protein, which yields MSRHNAPIDSVTVEHKHTLLDNRPDGLSTATGTIKAQLDLLLLGLESLSGESSEAVLAAAQALNLQERIGDRVALWRLRNANPLRRSSGGRKKVDIEEARALVLVIGHMAAQQQARIRSTLEQLEAAVEQERNPFHQPLVGDYLDEFLSHYRSRMVDGDMRDENSITELALRILIELMFYSSPKGTQRLWTALLNRPEMDLPGDQEEDDVAQPANSSSDAFPAS from the coding sequence TTGTCGAGACACAATGCTCCCATTGACAGCGTGACGGTGGAACACAAGCACACTCTTTTGGACAATCGGCCCGATGGTCTCAGCACAGCCACCGGCACTATCAAAGCCCAATTGGACTTGTTATTGCTGGGGCTGGAATCCCTGAGCGGAGAAAGCTCTGAGGCGGTTCTGGCCGCCGCCCAAGCTCTGAACTTGCAAGAACGCATTGGGGATCGAGTGGCCCTATGGCGACTCCGCAATGCCAACCCCTTACGGCGTAGCAGCGGTGGGCGTAAGAAGGTCGATATCGAGGAAGCCCGCGCCCTTGTGCTGGTGATTGGCCATATGGCAGCCCAACAACAGGCCCGTATCCGCAGCACCCTCGAACAGTTGGAAGCCGCGGTCGAGCAGGAGCGCAACCCGTTCCATCAACCCCTAGTGGGGGATTACCTGGACGAATTCCTCTCCCATTACCGCAGCCGTATGGTGGATGGGGATATGCGAGATGAAAACAGCATCACGGAATTGGCCCTGCGCATTCTGATTGAGTTGATGTTCTACAGCAGTCCCAAGGGCACCCAACGACTTTGGACCGCATTGCTCAACCGTCCAGAGATGGATTTGCCAGGTGATCAGGAAGAGGACGACGTTGCCCAACCCGCCAATTCCAGTTCCGATGCCTTCCCGGCCTCCTGA
- a CDS encoding NADPH-dependent FMN reductase — protein MAIGGSMRPNSSTYRALEVARREFEKLGIPLHILDLRQMNLPFVDGSESYADYPDVAVLKETLKQADGIILASPEYHGSISGSLKNALDLLSFDELEGKVFGLISVLGGETNSNTLNQMRLIVRWVHGWVIPDQIAIGRAWNAFDEQGNLKDENLQQRFQRFAQSLVTNTHKLRGIPVQGA, from the coding sequence GTGGCGATCGGAGGGAGTATGCGGCCCAATTCCTCCACCTATCGGGCTTTAGAGGTAGCGCGGCGCGAGTTTGAAAAACTGGGGATCCCACTGCACATTCTCGATTTGCGGCAGATGAACCTACCTTTTGTGGATGGGTCTGAATCTTACGCCGACTATCCCGATGTTGCGGTCTTGAAAGAGACCCTGAAACAGGCGGATGGGATCATTTTGGCCAGTCCCGAATACCACGGCAGCATCAGTGGCAGCCTGAAAAATGCCCTCGATCTGCTCAGCTTTGATGAACTGGAAGGTAAAGTCTTCGGGCTGATCAGTGTTTTGGGCGGCGAAACCAACAGCAATACTCTCAATCAAATGCGTCTGATCGTGCGCTGGGTGCACGGCTGGGTCATTCCCGATCAAATTGCCATTGGTCGAGCTTGGAACGCCTTCGACGAACAGGGCAATCTCAAGGATGAGAACCTGCAGCAACGGTTCCAGCGCTTTGCCCAGAGCTTGGTGACCAACACCCACAAACTGCGCGGGATCCCGGTTCAAGGCGCTTAA
- a CDS encoding fused MFS/spermidine synthase, with product MGLFSLCLFGSAFCLFWGQLLVGKLLLPVWGGSPLVWNTCLAFFQAVLGLGYLWADRVQQWFAPRSGVLIHGALLLAALSLLPFRLGVSEGIPEGVQSPVLALWVQLTLAVGGPMLLLSATTPLVQHWFAVGGGDPSVQARRDPYVLYVASNAGSLAGLLVYPLLLEPGLPLAWQTRLWGIAYGLVCGLVLLCGSGLLLGQRFSGSKPSLEGQSSFLASEDPAEPDRQMGVSEDPNDHDQNNQQDQFSDHFSDHFGAHTPNQLKFDQFKFRDQFNPFQDRGAQRQGQTNSLVSAGDPWRWAALAFVPSGLLVAVTTLLTTDVAAVPLLWAIPLALYLITFMLAFAGYDLNGVGAGVAALLACLAVGVQALGLVKPLFLLLPLHLTAFGLVCWGCHSELARRRPAAEQLTQFYLWLAFGGGLGGLFAALLAAQVFHNLLEYPLLLGLSLWVMAARGGGVGLWLGLGLILPLLMVRFQLQEWLNVGSGVGLGLGLGWLWVMTGRETFSRKTSGWKTAVTWAGMTFGMVLLLGQPWLRLGLEVIHTERNALGLNRIVDFHTAAGSFRSLLHGTTLHGSQNLDPEIASEPLTYFSRSGPVGQVFAQFRQQVRDPHPAIAVLGLGIGTLAAYAQPGDTWTFFELDPAVEHLARDYFTYLNLAPSKVILGDARLTLGGIPDESYDLMVMDAFSSDAVPVHLLTQEALILYLNKLKPQGGLLFNITNRHLNLTPVLAGLAGQLHLQAWQQAQTELSPAERQAGLAPSHWVLMTADPTKWTMRDPWQPLLPQAGDPIWRDDFSNLLQVMRWPWQQGSQEG from the coding sequence ATGGGGCTGTTTTCCCTTTGCCTGTTTGGTAGTGCCTTTTGCCTCTTTTGGGGGCAACTGCTGGTGGGCAAGTTGCTGTTGCCCGTATGGGGGGGATCCCCGCTGGTGTGGAATACCTGCCTGGCCTTTTTTCAAGCGGTGCTGGGGTTAGGCTACCTGTGGGCAGATCGGGTGCAGCAGTGGTTTGCGCCAAGATCCGGTGTGCTCATCCACGGGGCCTTACTGCTGGCGGCGTTGAGCCTGCTGCCTTTTCGTTTGGGGGTTTCTGAGGGGATCCCGGAGGGGGTGCAGTCGCCGGTGCTGGCGTTGTGGGTGCAGTTGACCTTGGCGGTGGGGGGGCCGATGCTGTTGCTCTCCGCTACAACTCCCTTGGTACAGCACTGGTTTGCGGTGGGGGGCGGTGATCCCTCAGTGCAAGCGAGGCGGGATCCCTATGTTCTGTACGTGGCCAGCAATGCGGGCAGCTTGGCCGGGCTGTTGGTCTATCCTTTGCTCCTGGAGCCGGGGTTGCCTTTAGCCTGGCAAACTCGCCTGTGGGGGATCGCCTATGGGCTGGTCTGCGGGCTGGTGCTGCTCTGTGGCAGTGGCCTGCTGCTGGGGCAGAGGTTTTCGGGGTCAAAACCCTCCTTAGAGGGTCAAAGCTCTTTTCTTGCCTCTGAAGACCCGGCAGAGCCTGATCGGCAAATGGGTGTTTCCGAGGATCCCAACGATCACGATCAAAACAATCAACAGGATCAATTTAGTGATCATTTTAGTGATCATTTCGGTGCGCATACCCCTAATCAATTGAAGTTTGATCAATTTAAGTTCAGGGATCAATTCAATCCATTTCAGGATCGAGGTGCTCAGCGTCAAGGGCAGACCAACTCCCTCGTAAGCGCGGGGGATCCCTGGCGTTGGGCAGCGTTGGCGTTTGTGCCTTCGGGCCTGCTGGTAGCCGTCACCACCCTGTTGACCACCGATGTGGCGGCGGTGCCTTTGCTGTGGGCGATTCCGCTGGCCCTCTATTTGATCACCTTTATGCTGGCCTTTGCAGGTTATGACCTGAATGGGGTGGGGGCAGGGGTAGCGGCGCTCTTGGCTTGTTTGGCGGTGGGGGTACAGGCGTTGGGCTTGGTGAAACCGTTGTTCCTGTTACTACCGCTGCATTTGACGGCTTTTGGGCTGGTGTGCTGGGGCTGTCACAGCGAACTGGCCCGGCGTCGTCCGGCAGCAGAGCAGTTGACCCAGTTTTATCTGTGGCTGGCTTTTGGTGGTGGGCTGGGGGGACTGTTTGCCGCCCTCTTGGCTGCGCAGGTGTTTCACAATCTGCTGGAATATCCGCTGCTGCTGGGGTTATCGCTGTGGGTGATGGCGGCGCGGGGTGGGGGGGTGGGCCTCTGGCTGGGATTGGGGCTGATCTTGCCCCTGCTGATGGTGCGCTTTCAGCTCCAGGAATGGCTGAATGTTGGATCCGGGGTGGGTTTGGGGCTGGGGCTGGGTTGGCTGTGGGTGATGACCGGCAGGGAGACATTCAGTAGGAAGACATCCGGTTGGAAAACAGCAGTGACTTGGGCGGGAATGACCTTCGGGATGGTTTTGCTGCTGGGGCAACCTTGGCTGAGACTGGGCCTAGAGGTGATTCATACCGAACGCAATGCCCTAGGGCTGAACCGGATCGTGGACTTTCACACCGCAGCGGGATCCTTCCGCAGCCTTCTGCACGGCACGACGCTCCACGGCAGTCAAAACTTGGATCCCGAAATAGCCTCTGAACCGCTCACCTATTTCTCTCGTTCCGGGCCAGTGGGGCAGGTTTTTGCCCAGTTTCGCCAGCAAGTTCGGGATCCGCATCCTGCGATTGCGGTGTTGGGACTGGGGATCGGCACCCTAGCGGCCTACGCTCAACCGGGGGATACTTGGACCTTTTTTGAGCTGGATCCGGCGGTAGAGCATTTAGCCCGAGACTATTTCACCTATTTGAATTTGGCCCCGTCCAAGGTGATTTTGGGGGATGCACGGCTGACCCTGGGGGGGATCCCGGATGAGAGCTACGACCTCATGGTGATGGATGCCTTTAGTTCCGACGCGGTGCCGGTGCATTTGCTCACCCAAGAGGCCTTGATTCTCTATCTGAACAAGCTAAAGCCCCAAGGCGGGTTGCTGTTTAACATTACCAATCGTCATTTGAATTTGACTCCCGTGTTGGCGGGGTTAGCCGGTCAACTCCACCTCCAAGCCTGGCAGCAAGCCCAGACAGAGCTCTCCCCAGCCGAGCGACAAGCGGGGTTAGCGCCTTCCCACTGGGTTCTGATGACGGCAGACCCAACCAAATGGACGATGCGGGATCCCTGGCAACCGCTCCTGCCCCAAGCCGGGGATCCGATCTGGCGAGATGACTTTTCCAACCTCCTGCAGGTGATGCGTTGGCCTTGGCAACAGGGATCCCAAGAGGGATGA
- a CDS encoding FHA domain-containing protein yields MPIPAALGTPIVMDASAQSKPVHLVLIFTDQLGQRGVVLDNIYYSVGRSPSNHIRLYDSCVSREHALIIRIPEENQAGHSYMVFDGSPGSRRSTNGLFVNGKAVLSHPLRPFDKIGFGPNVTAIVETTDRLSPETLAALLKTPSPTGSTTLAGAKDTKGFTAA; encoded by the coding sequence TTGCCTATACCTGCTGCGTTGGGTACCCCAATTGTGATGGATGCCTCTGCTCAATCCAAGCCGGTTCATTTGGTCTTGATCTTCACGGATCAGCTGGGCCAGCGTGGCGTAGTGCTAGACAACATCTACTACTCGGTGGGGCGCTCCCCGAGCAACCACATTCGCCTGTATGATTCTTGCGTCTCGCGGGAACATGCCCTGATCATCCGCATCCCAGAAGAGAACCAGGCGGGGCACAGCTACATGGTGTTCGATGGCAGCCCTGGATCCCGGCGCAGCACCAATGGTTTGTTTGTCAATGGCAAAGCCGTGTTGTCTCACCCTCTCAGGCCGTTCGATAAGATTGGGTTTGGCCCAAATGTCACGGCCATTGTGGAAACCACCGATCGCCTCAGCCCGGAAACCCTAGCGGCTCTGTTGAAAACACCTTCTCCTACGGGGTCTACCACTTTGGCTGGGGCCAAAGATACCAAAGGATTTACTGCCGCTTGA
- a CDS encoding RNA-guided endonuclease TnpB family protein, with protein MKRVTTTLKLKFLDLNAVKAEMFDQTVCATTELANELLRISPKERKALTTAKVVTPLKSALSNQVIRVLKGKAGQRVKHFKVFWPEVNNQNWKLHKVGSTYSVSFPTIQGDKRVPLEVSSSYYAERLERILAEQDCERGTLKLMQIRGVWYAVVSITWEVPEVKSTERLGVDRGQNRLAVAATRWGRAVFFGGGEVAYRRRRFQKRRAQLQQAGKYRALKRLERKEARWMRAVNHTVSRRIVRFANAVNADVWMEDLSGIRQSRQSQKARSDAGKSRHTWSYYDLEWKVAYKLEMAGRTLHKRPAAYTSKTDHRTGLICSAGPEAIGKRSGHLFTGQDGYCCDADWNAAMNLAQWDGFSCPLSLKEALPVIGRVGSGDGVVGNPLNSMNTLQSKVARG; from the coding sequence ATGAAACGGGTCACCACCACACTCAAGCTCAAGTTTCTTGACCTCAATGCGGTCAAAGCAGAGATGTTCGACCAGACGGTTTGTGCGACAACCGAACTGGCAAACGAACTGCTCCGCATCAGTCCAAAGGAACGAAAAGCATTAACAACCGCCAAAGTGGTGACACCACTCAAGTCGGCCCTCTCCAACCAGGTGATTCGTGTCCTGAAGGGGAAAGCCGGCCAGCGGGTCAAACACTTCAAAGTGTTCTGGCCAGAGGTCAACAACCAAAACTGGAAGCTGCACAAAGTAGGTAGCACCTACTCGGTGAGTTTTCCCACGATTCAGGGTGACAAGCGGGTTCCCCTTGAGGTTAGCAGTTCCTACTATGCCGAGCGTCTTGAGCGCATCCTGGCTGAGCAGGATTGTGAACGGGGAACCTTGAAACTGATGCAAATACGTGGGGTTTGGTATGCGGTTGTATCTATCACTTGGGAAGTTCCCGAAGTGAAGAGTACGGAGCGACTGGGTGTTGACCGGGGGCAGAACCGTTTGGCAGTGGCGGCCACCCGTTGGGGTCGGGCGGTGTTTTTTGGGGGTGGAGAGGTAGCCTATCGTCGTCGTCGTTTCCAGAAGCGTCGTGCCCAGTTGCAGCAGGCGGGTAAATACCGAGCACTCAAGCGACTGGAGCGCAAAGAAGCCCGGTGGATGAGGGCGGTCAACCACACCGTTAGCCGCCGCATTGTGCGGTTTGCCAATGCGGTAAATGCGGATGTGTGGATGGAAGACCTCTCGGGTATCCGCCAATCCAGACAGAGCCAGAAGGCGCGTTCGGATGCCGGGAAATCGCGCCATACCTGGTCGTACTACGACTTGGAGTGGAAGGTTGCCTACAAGCTGGAAATGGCGGGCAGGACGCTGCATAAACGTCCTGCTGCCTACACATCCAAAACCGACCACAGGACAGGATTGATCTGCTCCGCAGGGCCGGAGGCCATTGGGAAAAGGAGTGGGCATTTGTTCACCGGGCAGGACGGGTATTGCTGTGATGCCGACTGGAATGCCGCAATGAACCTAGCCCAGTGGGACGGCTTTTCGTGTCCCTTGAGTCTAAAAGAAGCCCTGCCCGTAATAGGTAGGGTCGGCTCAGGGGATGGGGTAGTTGGCAATCCCCTGAACTCCATGAATACCTTGCAGTCTAAGGTTGCAAGGGGCTAG
- a CDS encoding DUF4335 domain-containing protein encodes MPSISHAYQQPTSTLTVQGETAALPDAPEKGTAPPVQAIQRGFECQLEIRQGEARKMLRGDSVWLNDLITVINRYVESQLRGEPKGTFSGTVAIRPLDFIFHRLTVRQGEEGIAQVDLSMTQLYDLLENLTQVATDIPHLSSLKTQPVRAWYRQPTGIAALVVGGIAVVAGVGVLATRTPEAENQTANRVQEQLTTPTSLESAETAGQETAPADSRTLSADREADVDDLDLLSRLREQLADQWQSPPDLQESLVYRVTVDATGSLLAAEPANELAQERLGQTPLADLPDLPPDPLPTGAEQFRVSLDPDNQLEVTQD; translated from the coding sequence ATGCCTAGTATTAGCCACGCCTATCAGCAACCCACCTCCACCCTCACGGTTCAGGGGGAAACCGCGGCTCTCCCCGATGCCCCGGAGAAGGGTACCGCCCCACCGGTGCAAGCGATACAGCGAGGGTTTGAGTGCCAGTTGGAAATCCGACAGGGGGAAGCCCGCAAAATGCTGCGGGGAGATAGCGTTTGGCTGAACGACCTAATCACCGTGATCAATCGCTACGTTGAATCCCAGCTGCGGGGTGAGCCGAAGGGGACGTTCAGCGGCACAGTTGCCATTCGTCCTCTCGATTTTATTTTTCACCGTCTCACGGTTCGGCAGGGAGAAGAAGGGATTGCCCAGGTGGATCTCTCCATGACGCAGCTTTACGATCTGCTGGAGAACTTGACCCAGGTGGCGACAGATATCCCGCATCTGAGCAGTCTCAAGACTCAACCGGTACGGGCTTGGTATCGTCAACCCACCGGCATTGCCGCTCTGGTGGTGGGGGGAATCGCTGTTGTGGCCGGTGTTGGGGTTTTGGCCACCCGTACCCCAGAAGCAGAAAACCAAACTGCCAATCGGGTGCAAGAACAACTCACCACGCCCACTTCGCTGGAGTCCGCCGAAACAGCTGGCCAAGAGACTGCCCCTGCTGATAGCCGCACCCTTTCTGCAGATCGAGAGGCTGATGTGGATGATCTAGATCTTCTCAGCCGTCTCCGGGAGCAATTGGCAGATCAGTGGCAATCTCCCCCGGATTTACAGGAGAGCCTGGTTTATCGAGTAACAGTGGATGCGACGGGATCCCTGCTGGCTGCTGAACCCGCCAACGAGCTGGCCCAAGAGCGGCTGGGACAAACCCCTCTGGCGGATTTACCGGATTTGCCTCCGGATCCCTTGCCAACGGGTGCAGAACAGTTTCGGGTCAGCCTGGATCCAGACAATCAGCTGGAAGTGACTCAAGATTAA
- a CDS encoding ABC transporter permease, translated as MMRYWRVLRLFWSTSIAAEMEYRANFLFASLSSLGGLAGALFGLSLFYQQGHQFGGWSWPEALIVLGIFTILQGVATSSFNANLNRIVQQVQEGTLDFVLLKPISSQFWLSARVFSPWGLTDIGFGLSVILYAGIQLGLPLWAYGLGLLPLGLGLVILYSLWFMLGATSIWFVKIYNVTEVLRGLVEAGRFPIVAYPAAYRVFFTFIVPVAFLTTIPAETLLGRVQWEWLLGSALLAVGLLWGSHIFWRFALRFYTSASS; from the coding sequence ATGATGCGCTACTGGCGGGTGTTGCGGCTGTTTTGGAGTACCTCGATTGCGGCTGAAATGGAGTATCGAGCCAATTTTCTCTTCGCCAGCTTGAGCAGTTTAGGTGGATTGGCGGGGGCCTTGTTTGGGTTGTCGTTGTTTTATCAGCAAGGGCATCAGTTTGGCGGCTGGAGTTGGCCGGAAGCCTTGATCGTGTTGGGCATATTCACGATCCTACAGGGGGTGGCGACCAGCAGTTTTAATGCCAATTTGAACCGCATTGTGCAACAGGTTCAGGAAGGCACCCTCGATTTTGTCTTACTCAAACCGATTAGCAGCCAGTTTTGGCTTTCAGCACGGGTGTTTTCTCCTTGGGGGCTGACGGATATTGGCTTCGGGCTGTCGGTGATCTTGTACGCAGGGATCCAACTGGGGTTACCGCTTTGGGCCTATGGGTTGGGTCTCTTGCCGCTGGGGTTGGGGTTGGTCATCCTCTATAGCCTCTGGTTTATGTTGGGGGCAACCAGCATTTGGTTTGTGAAAATCTACAATGTCACAGAGGTGTTGCGGGGCTTGGTGGAGGCGGGGCGATTTCCGATTGTGGCCTATCCGGCAGCTTACCGAGTGTTTTTTACCTTCATCGTGCCGGTGGCCTTTTTAACAACGATCCCAGCGGAAACCCTGCTGGGCCGAGTGCAATGGGAATGGCTGTTGGGATCCGCTTTGCTGGCGGTAGGGCTATTGTGGGGATCCCATATTTTTTGGCGCTTTGCCCTGCGGTTTTACACCAGTGCTTCCAGTTAG
- a CDS encoding class I SAM-dependent methyltransferase — translation MSSPVEFWVTVSPIPPALRPFWENAFDLEAHLGFFLGLDTADLQEKLKAGQQQLAELGRRDFRWDQADQFYRDQVGSAYLLDLAAWHLSSTDYIGDTLRLLADQARGLVLDFGGGIGTHAIGAALCPAVEQVIFWDLNPIHRQLMKLRAEQLGLTERIRCPEVFPAGIRFDTVVCFDVVEHLPDPVGQLRQFHDWLKPEGKLVINWYFFKGFQGEFPFHLDDPQVIENFFRVLQSRFLEVFHPYLITSRCYRKLNAPLREDG, via the coding sequence TTGTCCAGTCCTGTTGAATTTTGGGTAACTGTGTCCCCGATCCCGCCTGCTCTGCGCCCTTTTTGGGAAAACGCCTTTGATTTGGAAGCCCACCTGGGATTCTTTCTGGGCCTGGATACGGCTGATTTACAGGAAAAGCTAAAGGCAGGGCAGCAACAACTGGCAGAGTTGGGTCGGCGAGACTTTCGCTGGGATCAAGCGGATCAGTTTTACCGGGATCAGGTGGGATCCGCCTATCTGCTGGACTTGGCCGCCTGGCACCTGAGCAGCACCGACTACATTGGCGATACCTTGCGCTTACTGGCGGATCAAGCGCGTGGGCTGGTGTTGGATTTTGGCGGTGGCATTGGTACCCATGCGATTGGGGCTGCGTTGTGTCCGGCGGTGGAACAGGTGATCTTTTGGGATCTCAACCCGATCCATCGGCAGTTGATGAAGCTGCGGGCAGAGCAGTTGGGTTTAACAGAACGGATTCGGTGCCCAGAGGTTTTCCCGGCAGGGATCCGCTTCGATACGGTGGTTTGTTTCGATGTGGTGGAACATTTGCCGGATCCGGTGGGGCAGTTGCGGCAGTTTCACGACTGGCTGAAGCCGGAGGGCAAGCTGGTGATCAACTGGTACTTTTTTAAGGGGTTTCAGGGGGAGTTCCCCTTTCATCTCGACGATCCGCAGGTGATTGAGAACTTTTTTCGGGTGTTGCAGAGCCGGTTTTTGGAGGTGTTTCACCCCTACCTGATCACCAGCCGCTGCTACCGTAAGTTGAATGCTCCGCTTCGGGAAGACGGGTGA
- a CDS encoding GAF domain-containing protein — MVQSGPHYSDGSEATTPLVALQATLQQMREQTDAKALIQLTLDYVGAVFVAPLIWLALYDYQNHQLVGQGGVTLPEDQTLLRAVHPLQPGEIMEQVVIEQRPISLPDMSQEPRMGIWQRESKRLGGIQGCLIHPIRSQRRCLGVLMLGSQVWGITTSEEEKALLGILLGQLAASLQQLESAWKQQTEKRLEDPLVALGIAMRQAGSLQERVSLVTQELQSFIGAVRVQVYWHERGQGQFSPHLTAPKAGPPAPPLAKGTKTAATPARDGSLPLRELGDMYYTLADGQVVVAHDATGTTRSEITPKLMQQLRAQAVLAAPILLQKDLLGFICVESDVPRTWQDTERQLVAAAGNWLALATPLEGLDQRIRQLASDQEFVQQVARSVYTQADQQQALQQAISGLGQRLKASAVVVLMLDPGTQTPRLFYEYRSEGKQPLPKQFTPLSEQDWGDLMRNQVLVAENYDQDLRLLSWRQELAALGTRSLMLTYTGHVSETQAAPIEGLILVMHQQLRAWSREERQLLRGIAQQLGVVLRQSQLEESRQRQAQLLNGLSTTCLTLQNLSTLPEIYNTTVQQTAQLLGIPLALLVSWRPGASHGQLQPPFATASEFRPTGPTEISLQDPLLAYALQSVEPLPLTHEQIPSASRTWLNSIGLGSWLLMPLGSGADLLAPLGVLILGAEAGKVWDPYERAAVMLIAQTCCWTLRRILWIHTLQERQEVLSELNWYKHRRLLDMQNTLLENLRRLGQVPETPGDEATRWQKVVEIGRGLRDLTTYTGPLLQSESWQVRPDSVSVPLAALVRKGLRRLEGLTQKRKLWPRAHGDMAIAVQGDAGRLEMILWEVLVAAAQRSPEGGRLDLWSQASEGYVELLVVDQGSFDPNLMAALQLDPEMVIYADPLLKSPLTVSPGLELSLCQRMVQRMGGQLSFYQSSDGRYVSRLLLPVGSDEVRPVA, encoded by the coding sequence ATGGTTCAGTCTGGGCCCCACTACTCTGATGGTTCAGAGGCAACAACACCTCTGGTGGCCTTGCAAGCCACGTTGCAGCAGATGCGGGAGCAGACCGACGCTAAGGCGTTGATTCAACTCACCCTGGATTATGTTGGGGCCGTGTTTGTGGCACCCCTCATCTGGCTGGCCTTGTACGACTACCAGAACCATCAGCTGGTGGGCCAGGGTGGGGTTACTCTCCCCGAGGATCAAACCCTGTTGCGGGCTGTGCATCCCCTCCAGCCAGGGGAAATTATGGAGCAGGTGGTGATCGAGCAGCGACCGATCAGCCTGCCGGATATGTCGCAAGAGCCCCGCATGGGCATTTGGCAACGGGAATCCAAGCGTTTGGGCGGGATCCAGGGTTGCTTGATCCACCCGATTCGCAGCCAACGCCGCTGCTTGGGCGTGTTGATGCTGGGATCCCAGGTATGGGGCATTACCACCAGCGAAGAGGAAAAAGCACTCCTCGGCATCTTGCTGGGGCAGTTGGCCGCCTCTTTGCAGCAGCTGGAATCCGCTTGGAAACAGCAGACCGAAAAGCGCCTTGAGGATCCTTTGGTCGCTTTGGGCATCGCTATGCGGCAGGCGGGATCCCTGCAGGAGCGGGTCAGCTTGGTAACGCAGGAATTACAGTCCTTCATCGGTGCGGTGCGCGTTCAGGTGTACTGGCACGAACGCGGCCAAGGGCAGTTTAGCCCCCATCTCACAGCCCCCAAAGCTGGCCCACCCGCTCCTCCTCTTGCAAAAGGCACCAAAACCGCAGCAACCCCAGCCCGTGATGGCAGCCTGCCCCTGCGGGAACTGGGGGATATGTACTACACCCTTGCCGATGGACAGGTGGTGGTGGCCCATGATGCCACAGGGACAACCCGCTCTGAGATCACCCCTAAATTGATGCAACAGTTGCGGGCTCAGGCGGTCTTAGCAGCCCCAATTTTGCTGCAAAAAGACCTGCTCGGGTTTATCTGCGTGGAATCGGATGTGCCCCGTACCTGGCAGGACACCGAGCGGCAATTGGTGGCAGCCGCCGGCAACTGGTTGGCGTTGGCTACACCTTTGGAAGGGCTGGATCAGAGGATCCGGCAGTTGGCCAGTGACCAAGAGTTTGTACAACAGGTGGCCCGTTCAGTTTACACCCAAGCGGATCAACAACAAGCTCTACAGCAGGCGATCAGCGGCTTGGGTCAACGCCTGAAAGCCAGTGCAGTGGTGGTGTTGATGTTGGATCCGGGTACGCAAACTCCGCGCCTGTTTTACGAATACCGCAGTGAGGGCAAACAGCCCCTACCGAAGCAATTCACCCCCTTGAGCGAACAAGACTGGGGGGATCTGATGCGCAATCAGGTATTGGTGGCGGAAAACTACGATCAAGATCTGCGGCTGCTGTCTTGGCGGCAGGAATTGGCTGCCTTAGGCACCCGTTCCCTAATGCTCACCTACACCGGACACGTCAGCGAAACCCAGGCTGCCCCCATTGAAGGGTTAATCCTGGTCATGCACCAGCAACTGCGGGCCTGGAGCCGGGAGGAGCGGCAACTGCTGCGGGGGATCGCTCAACAATTAGGGGTGGTGTTGCGGCAAAGTCAATTGGAGGAATCGCGGCAACGACAAGCGCAACTCCTGAATGGCTTGAGCACCACCTGTTTAACGCTGCAAAACCTCTCCACCCTGCCGGAGATCTACAACACCACCGTGCAACAAACCGCCCAATTGCTCGGGATCCCTTTGGCCCTCTTGGTCAGTTGGCGGCCCGGAGCCAGTCACGGCCAATTGCAACCTCCCTTTGCCACGGCTTCCGAGTTTCGTCCGACGGGCCCCACCGAGATCAGTCTGCAGGATCCCTTACTGGCTTACGCGCTGCAATCGGTAGAACCCCTGCCCCTCACCCACGAGCAGATCCCCTCCGCCAGCCGCACCTGGTTAAATTCCATTGGCTTAGGATCCTGGCTGCTCATGCCTCTGGGATCCGGGGCAGATTTGTTGGCTCCTTTGGGGGTCCTGATCTTGGGTGCAGAAGCCGGAAAAGTTTGGGATCCCTATGAGCGGGCGGCAGTGATGTTGATCGCCCAAACCTGCTGCTGGACACTACGGCGCATACTCTGGATCCACACGCTCCAGGAACGGCAGGAGGTGCTTAGTGAATTGAACTGGTATAAGCATCGCCGTCTGCTGGATATGCAGAATACCCTGCTGGAGAACCTGCGTCGTCTCGGTCAGGTACCGGAAACTCCCGGTGACGAGGCGACTCGCTGGCAGAAGGTGGTGGAGATCGGCAGAGGACTGCGGGATTTGACCACCTACACGGGGCCGTTGCTGCAGTCAGAATCTTGGCAGGTGCGGCCAGATTCGGTATCGGTGCCCCTAGCGGCTTTGGTTCGCAAGGGTCTACGCCGACTGGAAGGGCTGACGCAAAAACGAAAACTGTGGCCGCGGGCCCACGGGGATATGGCCATTGCCGTTCAGGGGGATGCAGGGCGACTGGAGATGATCCTCTGGGAGGTGCTGGTGGCAGCAGCGCAGCGCAGTCCGGAAGGGGGACGGCTGGATCTGTGGAGCCAAGCCAGCGAGGGGTATGTAGAACTGTTGGTGGTGGATCAGGGCAGCTTTGACCCCAACCTGATGGCGGCGCTGCAGTTGGATCCGGAGATGGTGATCTACGCGGATCCCTTGCTCAAGTCTCCCCTCACGGTCAGCCCTGGCTTGGAACTGAGCCTGTGTCAACGGATGGTACAGCGGATGGGGGGACAGCTCTCCTTTTATCAGTCCTCCGACGGGCGCTACGTCTCTCGCTTGCTTTTACCAGTGGGCAGCGATGAGGTCAGGCCGGTAGCTTGA